CGACCTCGGCGCGAGCCTTGTCCTGCCACGACGGGTTCGTGGCGAGGAGCATGATGGCCCAGGTGAGGAGCAGCGCCGACGTCTCGTGGCCGGCGAAGAAGAACGTCTTGCACTCGTCGACGATCGTCTGGGTGTCGTACCCCAGCTCGCCGCCTTCGCGGGGCCTGGttgtcttcttctccttcttctccatctCGGCCAGCAGCATCCCGAGGAGCCCCATGCCGCACGCCGACGACGGCGTCCGGCCCTCGTCGGCGATCTCGCGGCTGCGCTGGATGGACTCCTTGAGCAGCTGCTCCAGCTCCCCGTTCAGCCGCTTTATTTCCCGCCTGTATTTGCTCGGAAAATACCTGgattttttataaaaaaccAATTGTTAaagaaaatatattaaaatgATAAAAGGCATGTGTCCACTGAGAAGTGGGTCCCAGCGACACTCCGTGCGCGGTAGGATCCCACTTGTCAGTGAACACTGTTGCCGCTACGGCGCCACTATGTTCGTTCTGTTTGTGTTTGGACGCGGAAGCAGAGGAGGGTCTCGTCATGGTGCTCACTGGCTGCCGGGGACCCAGAGGTAGCGGCTGGAGCGCGCAGTGAGGCGCTGCAGCTCCTCGATGAGGTGGAAGACGCGCTTGCCGGTGTCGTAGCTGGTGTCGAACTCGGTGCGCGCGACGATGTCGCCGGCGAGCCTCGCCATGTGCGCGCCGACCTCCACCTCGTTCCCtccccgcgccaccgcctcccgcaGCGCGCGCACCGTCTTCCCGGCGCACTCCACCATGTGGCCCACCCGGCCCCTCAGCCGGTCCGCCATGAACGCCGGCGCCACGACGTGGCGCTGGTGCGACCATGTGGCGCCGTTGGCCATGATCAGGCCCCGGCCGATGAAGTGCTTGGCGCCCTCCCGCTGCAGCCACGACTTGCCGGTGACGTGCGCGTGCCTCGACGACAGGAGCTCCCGCACCATGCCCGCGTCCGTCACGCACACCCGGGGCTCGCTCCCGTACCAGTACACGAACATCCTCCCTGCACGCACGGGCGCATGACACACCGCTCCGGTCAgctctctccgccgccgcgccggccggcccggcAATGCAACGTCAGCTACGTACGTGCATACTCACCGTACATCTTGGACCAGCGGACGTAAtggggaaggaggcggccgACGATGTCGTGGCTGAGCGAGCCCAtgtcgccggcggtggcgtcggcgacAAGGGCGGACACGTCGCGGAGGTTCCCGacgaggaggcgcggcggcgggccgtgGACGCCCTGGCCGGTCAGGATCCTCCGGATCCTCATCGGCGTCAGGTAGTAGCAGGTGACGGTGACCCACGCGGCCCTTGTCAGCAAGAACAAGAGTGGCAATGCGAGGACGAGGCCGGCTACGCCCAATGCCATCTCGTAGGAGCCTTGTGCCAGTGCCagtgccggtgccggtggcaGCTTGCACTAGGCTTCCTGcttatatatatgcatatatataacGAGGCGTGGCAGACCCCGAATTGCAACTAACAACGCCTGAGCAATGTTAAATCCTTTCTTTCACAAGTTTGGTTGGTCACTCGGTCCCATCTCGCATTCGTGGTTTCACCTTTTTTTCGGCCTATCTAGAATTTCACAAGGAAACAGTTCAAAATTTAGTATGAATCAAACAGAATGCTTGCCCTCTGTAGAATTTCCCGCTGGCTGTAGCGATCAACTAAGCGGGAGAAAGGCATTCTTGACCGCCTTTTGACTGAAAAGCCGGGGCCAAATTGGTGAATTTGGGACTAGTTTGTGGAGCGTTagtgggggaggggggcagtGCTTGGGCATAAAGTGGCTAACCGGCATGGT
The genomic region above belongs to Setaria italica strain Yugu1 chromosome VI, Setaria_italica_v2.0, whole genome shotgun sequence and contains:
- the LOC101756950 gene encoding cytokinin hydroxylase produces the protein MALGVAGLVLALPLLFLLTRAAWVTVTCYYLTPMRIRRILTGQGVHGPPPRLLVGNLRDVSALVADATAGDMGSLSHDIVGRLLPHYVRWSKMYGRMFVYWYGSEPRVCVTDAGMVRELLSSRHAHVTGKSWLQREGAKHFIGRGLIMANGATWSHQRHVVAPAFMADRLRGRVGHMVECAGKTVRALREAVARGGNEVEVGAHMARLAGDIVARTEFDTSYDTGKRVFHLIEELQRLTARSSRYLWVPGSQYFPSKYRREIKRLNGELEQLLKESIQRSREIADEGRTPSSACGMGLLGMLLAEMEKKEKKTTRPREGGELGYDTQTIVDECKTFFFAGHETSALLLTWAIMLLATNPSWQDKARAEVAAVCGGAPPTADHLPKLTVLQMVIKETLRLYPPATLLPRMAFEDITLGGGELRVPRGASVWIPVLAIHHDEAVWGADAHEFRPDRFAPGRARPWAGRFLPFASGPRNCVGQAYAMVEAKVVLAMMLASFRFGISDEYRHAPVTVLTLRPRHGVPVRLLPLK